The window AACGCCCACTCGCTGACCTTGCATTTCATAGCCATCACAAATCAAACAAACATGCAGGTTGTGGCCAGCATAGTCAAACACGTTTTGCATATCTGCCAGCGGCGGCAGGTGGTCAATCACACCGCTGGCCGTGATTAAGTAGCGGGCACGAACCGTCACATAGCTAGGATTTTTGCGCCCCATGCGGATGCGCACTGCAAACACATCGCCTTCGTCGATCACCGTTTCCACATAGGCGTTGAGGTAATCACCCCCTACGGACAAATAGTGATCTTTGCCCTGTTTCAGCAGGGTGCGGCCAGAGGTATCGGGGGGCAAACCCAAGTAGTTGTGCAGTTCTTGCATCCAGAAAGACCGGGCTTTGCCTTTGTCGATAATCAGGGTGGAGAGCAGGTAGCGCTGGAGATAGATGCCCGCTGACAACCCTGCCGGGCCACCCCCTATCACCAAAACGTCGTAAACATGATCTACGCGTTGAGTCAGGGTTTGTTTTGAGAGTTGCATGATGACCTCCTGAATGGGTCTCGATATTGCAAGCTTATACCGAACGATCGGTACATTTATTAGACAAGCCTGAAGGAAGGATGGGTTTAGGGTGAGTGCAGTAAATCTAGGGTCTAGGGGGTTTAGGGTCTAGGGGCTTAGGGGTTTAGGGGCTTGGGGCTGCTTTCTCGGGTTCACCCCCCAATTGCTGTTCTAACTCGGCAATGCGGGCCTGTAGCGGCGCGATCATGTCTGTGACTTCAGCTTCGGAATACCGAAGGGGAATATGTTGGGAGCAGTTCTCACTGTGGGCTTCTACTCGGAAGAGAATTGCCCGTTCGATCTTGGCTGGGTAGTCGGGGATGCGGAGCTGATCGATGAGGGCCGTATCGTTTCCTTCGACGAATTGGGCCCGCCCCCAGAGCTTGACGCGCCTGCGATGACGATAGTCCATCAAAAACAGGAAGGCTTTATCATTGCCGGTTAGATTCCCCACGGTCACGTACTGAACGTTGCCAGAAAAATCGGCAAACCCTAGCGTCTTGTCATCTAACACCTTCAGGAAACCGGGTGGCCCACCGCGAAATTGAATGTAGGGATAGCCTTTCGAATTGACCGTGCCAAAATAAACCCCATCGAGCTGAGCAATAAATTCTGCCAGATTGGGCGTAATCGTATCGTTGGCGGGGCC is drawn from Leptolyngbya sp. SIO1E4 and contains these coding sequences:
- a CDS encoding NAD(P)/FAD-dependent oxidoreductase, whose protein sequence is MQLSKQTLTQRVDHVYDVLVIGGGPAGLSAGIYLQRYLLSTLIIDKGKARSFWMQELHNYLGLPPDTSGRTLLKQGKDHYLSVGGDYLNAYVETVIDEGDVFAVRIRMGRKNPSYVTVRARYLITASGVIDHLPPLADMQNVFDYAGHNLHVCLICDGYEMQGQRVGVFGRSEASLEVAFPLGWFTPHITMFTHGAFEVGADLRDRLTAKGYRLVEQPLQRFIGENHQMTGVELVDGTVVELDAGLVSMGSKYHADYLQGIELDYQGGNLVTDPTNRTSHPRIFAVGDLKVGMNQVVVAAADGAIAATQIWREIRRAEGSRLTAPPVSLSA
- a CDS encoding pyridoxamine 5'-phosphate oxidase family protein → MARKFGEIAFTPDVQAAQEARGSRQTYERYIANGPANDTITPNLAEFIAQLDGVYFGTVNSKGYPYIQFRGGPPGFLKVLDDKTLGFADFSGNVQYVTVGNLTGNDKAFLFLMDYRHRRRVKLWGRAQFVEGNDTALIDQLRIPDYPAKIERAILFRVEAHSENCSQHIPLRYSEAEVTDMIAPLQARIAELEQQLGGEPEKAAPSP